In Diabrotica undecimpunctata isolate CICGRU chromosome 4, icDiaUnde3, whole genome shotgun sequence, a single genomic region encodes these proteins:
- the LOC140439599 gene encoding uncharacterized protein isoform X3, which translates to MEVKTEIKEEFVEGHLKKSHLFLTTNLENLKSEPEKNSGNPRYESQLSSSTNLGDWKNKLGDNSAIEIDAIKEGFFEADSKYIESQLSTSTYLEDLKNESEDNSGSLCEENTLEFMETISQHTYKKESVVQPDEEKECETCIKQLGHKSYLNKHIKMRTGKRHIDFTEVCNLKHHIITNTGEKLYKCEICFKQFGQRGNLKKHLRVHSGEKPYKCEICFKRFTKVCHLKHHLRTHTGEKPYKCEICFKQFSETDSLKKHLRVHTGEKPYKCEICFTQFSNASNLKRHLRIHSGEKPCKCEICFKQFCQSEDLKKHLRIHTGEKPYNCEICFKQFSQAGDLKTHLRIHTGEKPYKCEICFKQFSTASSLKNHLRMHTGEKPYKCEICFKQFSAASSVKNHLRMHTGEKPYRCEICFKQFGQAGYLKKHLRMHTGEKPYNCEMCFKQFTKVCNLKSHIRTHTGEKPYKCEICFKQFSATDSLKKHLRVHTGQKPYKCEICFKQFSQAGDLKKHLRMHTGEKPYKCEICFKQFSESGNLKKHLRVHTAKKS; encoded by the exons ATGGAAGTAAAAACTGAAATTAAGGAAGAGTTTGTGGAAGGTCACCTAAAAAAGAGTCATTTATTCTTAACCACAAATCTTGAAAATTTGAAGAGTGAACCAGAAAAAAATTCAG GAAATCCAAGATATGAGAGTCAGCTATCCTCATCCACAAATCTTGGAGATTGGAAGAATAAACTAGGAGACAATTCAG CTATAGAAATTGATGCAATTAAGGAAGGATTTTTTGAAGCCGATTCAAAATATATTGAGAGTCAGTTATCCACATCCACATATCTTGAGGATCTGAAGAATGAGTCAGAAGATAACTCTG gcTCTCTCTGTGAGGAGAACACATTGGAGTTTATGGAAACAATATCCcaacatacatataaaaaagaATCTGTTGTTCAACCAGATGAAGAAAAAGAATGTGAAACTTGTATTAAGCAGCTTGGCcataaaagttatttaaacaaacatataaaaatgCGCACTGGAAAAAGGCACATTGATTTTACTGAAGTATGTAACTTGAAACATCATATCATAACTAACACTGGAGAAAAGctttacaaatgtgaaatttgttttaagcaatttggaCAAAGAGGAAATTTGAAAAAACACTTAAGAGTGCAttctggagaaaagccttacaagtgtgagatTTGTTTTAAGCGGTTTACTAAAGTATGTCATTTGAAACATCATCTCAGaactcacactggagaaaagccttacaagtgtgaaatttgttttaagcaatttagtgaaaCAGACAGTTTGAAAAAACACttaagagtgcacactggagaaaagccatacaagtgtgaaatttgttttacgCAATTTAGTAATGCAAGCAATTTGAAAAGACACTTAAGAATACACAGTGGAGAAAAGCCTtgtaagtgtgaaatttgttttaagcaattttgtCAATCGGAAGATTTGAAAAAACACttaagaatacacactggagaaaagccttataactgtgaaatttgttttaagcaatttagtcaagcaggAGATTTAAAAACACACttaagaatacacactggagaaaagccttataagtgtgaaatttgttttaagcaatttagtacTGCAAGCAGTTTGAAAAATCACTTAagaatgcacactggagaaaagccttataagtgtgaaatttgttttaagcaatttagtgctGCAAGCAGTGTGAAAAATCATTTAagaatgcacactggagaaaagccttataggtgtgaaatttgttttaagcaatttggaCAAGCAGGATATTTGAAAAAACACTTAagaatgcacactggagaaaagccttacaactgTGAAAtgtgttttaagcagtttactaaaGTATGTAATTTGAAATCTCATATCAGaactcacactggagaaaagccttacaagtgtgaaatttgttttaagcaatttagtgcaACAGACAGTTTGAAAAAACACTTAAGAGTGCACACTGGacaaaagccttacaagtgtgaaatttgttttaagcaatttagtcaagcaggAGATTTGAAAAAACACTTAagaatgcacactggagaaaagccttacaagtgtgaaatttgttttaagcaatttagtgaatCAGGCAATTTGAAAAAACACTTAAGAGTGCACACTGCAAAAAAGTCTTAA
- the LOC140439599 gene encoding uncharacterized protein isoform X2 — MEVKTEIKEEFVEGHLKKSHLFLTTNLENLKSEPEKNSAMEMEAEIKESFFEGNPRYESQLSSSTNLGDWKNKLGDNSEIDAIKEGFFEADSKYIESQLSTSTYLEDLKNESEDNSGSLCEENTLEFMETISQHTYKKESVVQPDEEKECETCIKQLGHKSYLNKHIKMRTGKRHIDFTEVCNLKHHIITNTGEKLYKCEICFKQFGQRGNLKKHLRVHSGEKPYKCEICFKRFTKVCHLKHHLRTHTGEKPYKCEICFKQFSETDSLKKHLRVHTGEKPYKCEICFTQFSNASNLKRHLRIHSGEKPCKCEICFKQFCQSEDLKKHLRIHTGEKPYNCEICFKQFSQAGDLKTHLRIHTGEKPYKCEICFKQFSTASSLKNHLRMHTGEKPYKCEICFKQFSAASSVKNHLRMHTGEKPYRCEICFKQFGQAGYLKKHLRMHTGEKPYNCEMCFKQFTKVCNLKSHIRTHTGEKPYKCEICFKQFSATDSLKKHLRVHTGQKPYKCEICFKQFSQAGDLKKHLRMHTGEKPYKCEICFKQFSESGNLKKHLRVHTAKKS; from the exons ATGGAAGTAAAAACTGAAATTAAGGAAGAGTTTGTGGAAGGTCACCTAAAAAAGAGTCATTTATTCTTAACCACAAATCTTGAAAATTTGAAGAGTGAACCAGAAAAAAATTCAG CTATGGAAATGGAAGCTGAAATTAAGGAAAGCTTTTTTGAAGGAAATCCAAGATATGAGAGTCAGCTATCCTCATCCACAAATCTTGGAGATTGGAAGAATAAACTAGGAGACAATTCAG AAATTGATGCAATTAAGGAAGGATTTTTTGAAGCCGATTCAAAATATATTGAGAGTCAGTTATCCACATCCACATATCTTGAGGATCTGAAGAATGAGTCAGAAGATAACTCTG gcTCTCTCTGTGAGGAGAACACATTGGAGTTTATGGAAACAATATCCcaacatacatataaaaaagaATCTGTTGTTCAACCAGATGAAGAAAAAGAATGTGAAACTTGTATTAAGCAGCTTGGCcataaaagttatttaaacaaacatataaaaatgCGCACTGGAAAAAGGCACATTGATTTTACTGAAGTATGTAACTTGAAACATCATATCATAACTAACACTGGAGAAAAGctttacaaatgtgaaatttgttttaagcaatttggaCAAAGAGGAAATTTGAAAAAACACTTAAGAGTGCAttctggagaaaagccttacaagtgtgagatTTGTTTTAAGCGGTTTACTAAAGTATGTCATTTGAAACATCATCTCAGaactcacactggagaaaagccttacaagtgtgaaatttgttttaagcaatttagtgaaaCAGACAGTTTGAAAAAACACttaagagtgcacactggagaaaagccatacaagtgtgaaatttgttttacgCAATTTAGTAATGCAAGCAATTTGAAAAGACACTTAAGAATACACAGTGGAGAAAAGCCTtgtaagtgtgaaatttgttttaagcaattttgtCAATCGGAAGATTTGAAAAAACACttaagaatacacactggagaaaagccttataactgtgaaatttgttttaagcaatttagtcaagcaggAGATTTAAAAACACACttaagaatacacactggagaaaagccttataagtgtgaaatttgttttaagcaatttagtacTGCAAGCAGTTTGAAAAATCACTTAagaatgcacactggagaaaagccttataagtgtgaaatttgttttaagcaatttagtgctGCAAGCAGTGTGAAAAATCATTTAagaatgcacactggagaaaagccttataggtgtgaaatttgttttaagcaatttggaCAAGCAGGATATTTGAAAAAACACTTAagaatgcacactggagaaaagccttacaactgTGAAAtgtgttttaagcagtttactaaaGTATGTAATTTGAAATCTCATATCAGaactcacactggagaaaagccttacaagtgtgaaatttgttttaagcaatttagtgcaACAGACAGTTTGAAAAAACACTTAAGAGTGCACACTGGacaaaagccttacaagtgtgaaatttgttttaagcaatttagtcaagcaggAGATTTGAAAAAACACTTAagaatgcacactggagaaaagccttacaagtgtgaaatttgttttaagcaatttagtgaatCAGGCAATTTGAAAAAACACTTAAGAGTGCACACTGCAAAAAAGTCTTAA
- the LOC140439599 gene encoding uncharacterized protein isoform X1 gives MEVKTEIKEEFVEGHLKKSHLFLTTNLENLKSEPEKNSAMEMEAEIKESFFEGNPRYESQLSSSTNLGDWKNKLGDNSAIEIDAIKEGFFEADSKYIESQLSTSTYLEDLKNESEDNSGSLCEENTLEFMETISQHTYKKESVVQPDEEKECETCIKQLGHKSYLNKHIKMRTGKRHIDFTEVCNLKHHIITNTGEKLYKCEICFKQFGQRGNLKKHLRVHSGEKPYKCEICFKRFTKVCHLKHHLRTHTGEKPYKCEICFKQFSETDSLKKHLRVHTGEKPYKCEICFTQFSNASNLKRHLRIHSGEKPCKCEICFKQFCQSEDLKKHLRIHTGEKPYNCEICFKQFSQAGDLKTHLRIHTGEKPYKCEICFKQFSTASSLKNHLRMHTGEKPYKCEICFKQFSAASSVKNHLRMHTGEKPYRCEICFKQFGQAGYLKKHLRMHTGEKPYNCEMCFKQFTKVCNLKSHIRTHTGEKPYKCEICFKQFSATDSLKKHLRVHTGQKPYKCEICFKQFSQAGDLKKHLRMHTGEKPYKCEICFKQFSESGNLKKHLRVHTAKKS, from the exons ATGGAAGTAAAAACTGAAATTAAGGAAGAGTTTGTGGAAGGTCACCTAAAAAAGAGTCATTTATTCTTAACCACAAATCTTGAAAATTTGAAGAGTGAACCAGAAAAAAATTCAG CTATGGAAATGGAAGCTGAAATTAAGGAAAGCTTTTTTGAAGGAAATCCAAGATATGAGAGTCAGCTATCCTCATCCACAAATCTTGGAGATTGGAAGAATAAACTAGGAGACAATTCAG CTATAGAAATTGATGCAATTAAGGAAGGATTTTTTGAAGCCGATTCAAAATATATTGAGAGTCAGTTATCCACATCCACATATCTTGAGGATCTGAAGAATGAGTCAGAAGATAACTCTG gcTCTCTCTGTGAGGAGAACACATTGGAGTTTATGGAAACAATATCCcaacatacatataaaaaagaATCTGTTGTTCAACCAGATGAAGAAAAAGAATGTGAAACTTGTATTAAGCAGCTTGGCcataaaagttatttaaacaaacatataaaaatgCGCACTGGAAAAAGGCACATTGATTTTACTGAAGTATGTAACTTGAAACATCATATCATAACTAACACTGGAGAAAAGctttacaaatgtgaaatttgttttaagcaatttggaCAAAGAGGAAATTTGAAAAAACACTTAAGAGTGCAttctggagaaaagccttacaagtgtgagatTTGTTTTAAGCGGTTTACTAAAGTATGTCATTTGAAACATCATCTCAGaactcacactggagaaaagccttacaagtgtgaaatttgttttaagcaatttagtgaaaCAGACAGTTTGAAAAAACACttaagagtgcacactggagaaaagccatacaagtgtgaaatttgttttacgCAATTTAGTAATGCAAGCAATTTGAAAAGACACTTAAGAATACACAGTGGAGAAAAGCCTtgtaagtgtgaaatttgttttaagcaattttgtCAATCGGAAGATTTGAAAAAACACttaagaatacacactggagaaaagccttataactgtgaaatttgttttaagcaatttagtcaagcaggAGATTTAAAAACACACttaagaatacacactggagaaaagccttataagtgtgaaatttgttttaagcaatttagtacTGCAAGCAGTTTGAAAAATCACTTAagaatgcacactggagaaaagccttataagtgtgaaatttgttttaagcaatttagtgctGCAAGCAGTGTGAAAAATCATTTAagaatgcacactggagaaaagccttataggtgtgaaatttgttttaagcaatttggaCAAGCAGGATATTTGAAAAAACACTTAagaatgcacactggagaaaagccttacaactgTGAAAtgtgttttaagcagtttactaaaGTATGTAATTTGAAATCTCATATCAGaactcacactggagaaaagccttacaagtgtgaaatttgttttaagcaatttagtgcaACAGACAGTTTGAAAAAACACTTAAGAGTGCACACTGGacaaaagccttacaagtgtgaaatttgttttaagcaatttagtcaagcaggAGATTTGAAAAAACACTTAagaatgcacactggagaaaagccttacaagtgtgaaatttgttttaagcaatttagtgaatCAGGCAATTTGAAAAAACACTTAAGAGTGCACACTGCAAAAAAGTCTTAA
- the LOC140439600 gene encoding uncharacterized protein, translating to MQKFETSYTMNRIVNRNEQKTLYYECNRSNTKGYKPNYKIRTEKSGGSIKIKGVCPSRLICKLRDQGQVSVSYWKTHAGHKEELRTMHLAKAEEKMIVEKLISGVPSSRILEDSRKLETSKLERLALLTSKDLSNLSRKYNTYKKRDQNDMVATALKVQEWNANNKNYAFLFKKEGEQHDVLKKEDFALGFMNSVMEDKLREFHSIICMDGTHGTNKRGMDLTVVIIKDDRNTGFPVAFLLSNRLDQVVQEVFLGALKNRMQTGIHAEHFMSDDDKKYYNAWVKIMGNQPKRLLCTWHVVKNWNIQGKKKIKDPILKKQMKTEMKRIINETDEDRFMELCNRYIIKLQEANEIDFFNYLARNYFQNEERIKMWAHCYRKNSGINTNMAIESFNNLLKTNHLRRSAGVTIEKLLDTIDDLVDIKMWKRIIDIERPNANNYQDTVIAKAHKMAETMKNKVEVKKNEKVYGQFQVKSFRDPNKLYNVNIRQVCENECKTLYCRVCKICIHRYQCECAEYVVRNILCKHVHLVRMHEEREGTNSVLDDAARCLAVTSIIKSRHQEEINEFVRGKVEQTNVIQEKTKRSLQIENLVNLMEDLDDESFARLHDKIVRDIQGTKRKVKKEFQETPKDITKKRKMENQEYFPSNKKRN from the exons ATGCAGAAATTTGAGACAAGTTATACAATGAATAGAATTGTTAATAGAAATGAACAGAAGACATTATACTATGAGTGTAACAGAAGTAACACTAAAG GATATAAGCCCAACTATAAAATTAGAACAGAGAAATCTGGtggatcaattaaaattaaaggagtGTGTCCCTCCAGGCTGATTTGCAAACTGAGAGATCAAGGACAAGTTTCAGTCAGTTATTGGAAAACACATGCTGGACATAAAGAGGAATTAAGAACCATGCATCTGGCAAAAGCAGAAGAAAAAATGATTGTAGAGAAGTTAATATCTGGGGTGCCATCCAGCAGAATTTTAGAAGATTCAAGAAAATTGGAAACATCAAAACTAGAAAGACTTGCCCTATTAACAAGTAAAGACCTCTCAAATTTGTCCAGGAAGTATAATACATATAAGAAACGAGATCAAAATGATATGGTAGCAACGGCTTTAAAGGTTCAGGAATGGAATGCTAACAACAAGAATTATGCTTTCTTATTCAAGAAGGAAG gagaaCAACATGATGtacttaaaaaagaagattttgccTTAGGATTCATGAACTCTGTTATGGAAGATAAATTAAGAGAATTCCATAGCATAATTTGTATGGATGGTACACATGGCACGAACAAGAGGGGAATGGATTTAACAGTGGTGATTATTAAAGATGACAGGAATACAGGATTTCCAGTTGCATTCTTACTGTCAAACCGATTGGACCAAGtagttcaagaagtttttttag gtGCTCTCAAGAATAGAATGCAAACTGGAATTCATGCAGAACATTTTATGAGTGATgacgataaaaaatattataatgcaTGGGTGAAGATTATGGGCAACCAACCAAAGAGGCTTTTATGTACATGGCACGTTGTGAAAAATTGGAACATTCAagggaagaagaaaataaaagatccaattttgaagaaacagatgaaaacTGAGATGAAAAGAATTATTAATGAAACGGATGAAGATAGATTTATGGAGTTATGCAATAGATATATAATCAAATTACAAGAGGCAAATgagatagatttttttaattatctggcACG GAATTACTTTCAGAATGAAGAGAGAATCAAAATGTGGGCTCATTGTTACAGAAAAAATTCAGGAATCAATACAAACATGGCGATAGAATCTTTCAACAACCTATTGAAGACCAACCACCTTAGGAGAAGTGCTGGGGTAACAATTGAAAAGTTATTGGACACAATAGATGATCTAGTTGACATTAAAATGTGGAAGAGGATTATAGACATCGAAAGACCAAATGCGAACAATTATCAAGATACGGTTATAGCAAAAGCACACAAAATGGCAGAAACGATGAAAAACAAAGTGGAGGTTAAGAAAAATGAGAAGGTATATGGTCAATTTCAGGTAAAGTCATTTAGAGAtcctaataaattatataatgtaaATATAAGGCAAGTATGTGAAAATGAATGTAAGACATTGTATTGTAGAGTatgtaaaatttgtattcatcGCTATCAGTGTGAGTGTGCTGAATATGTGGTGAGGAATATCTTGTGTAAGCATGTGCACTTGGTAAGAATGCACGAGGAGCGCGAGGGAACTAACTCTGTTTTAGATGATGCTGCAAGGTGTTTGGCAGTAACTTCAATTATCAAATCAAGGCATCAGGAGGAAATTAATGAGTTTGTCAGAGGGAAGGTAGAACAGACAAATGTCATCCAGGAAAAAACCAAACGAAGTCTTCAAATAGAAAACTTGGTAAATTTAATGGAAGACTTAGATGATGAAAGTTTTGCAAGATTACATGACAAAATTGTGAGGGACATTCAAGGAACAAAGCGCAAAGTGAAGAAAGAATTTCAGGAAACCCCTAAGGATATTACAAAGAAGCGAAAAATGGAAAACCAGGAATATTTTCCttccaataaaaaaagaaactga
- the LOC140439601 gene encoding uncharacterized protein — MLENEDDYDFIPSDSSKLSSLFGSLTMDNEETNNSLMYTAPKQPNHSKIQQNTEKQSKSSKVLLIKIVSLWKSEDNTFKPVGKHGLAIIGSDELKVYEIIAYKHKTHTILRAKVSDQFYFQQRKDNLSSFIDNNQQNWLVKFETQEQQLEFTDLLKFYGAQILLEPLNNSKDEKKVNTPVITTKPETSSNYPDSDSSDSTRKANILSRITKMGQQVVPKPVPTLESDISDENESHESKTRKFRKVKKTEREEIQYLPETVSTELIQKPLLSVPQVYYSQPAYGDLNSVLLAQNSELRCSLNQISQKLDNLSSQNIGSTSNLSSKVKVLELRTENLQTELQRYKQKCYDLEMKNTAHHSKQDEKSLEISHLKETIAELSTKLLEANSKSSNLEDFKHELEENKLIILELENVIETQKHSLEELDLLYQQSKTTNMEANLLIKNLNHKIKEHEMHVQNSDLEKIDLHQGNLQHINILSDLVKTSMNGMYQSILNSLDQDGADSFNDVQSVLAKNLKDTSFRIINGIKAELKSEDDKNV, encoded by the exons ATGTTGGAAAACGAAGATGATTACGACTTTATCCCCTCAGATAG TTCTAAACTTTCATCCTTATTTGGTTCACTTACAATGGACAACGAGGAAACTAATAATAGCTTAATGTATACTGCTCCAAAACAACCAAATCATTCGAAAATCCAACAAAATACTGAAAAACAGTCTAAGTCATCAAAAgtcttgttaataaaaattgtttcttTATGGAAATC AGAGGATAACACTTTCAAACCTGTGGGCAAACATGGATTGGCAATTATTGGATCAGATGAGTTAAAAGTATATGAAATAATAGCCTATAAACATAAAACACATACAATTTTAAGGGCCAAAGTAAGTGACCAGTTTTATTTTCAACAACGAAAAGATAATTTATCATCATTTATTGACAATAATCAACAGAATTGGCTTGTCAAATTTGAAACACAAGAGCAGCAATTGGAATTCACAGATCTTCTCAAATTTTATGGTGCCCAAATTTTGCTAGAACCTTTAAATAACAGCAAAGATGAGAAAAAGGTCAATACACCAGTAATCACAACTAAACCTGAAACATCTTCCAATTACCCAGATTCTGATAGCTCAGATTCTACTAGAAAAGCCAATATTTTGTCTAGAATAACCAAAATGGGACAACAAGTGGTGCCCAAACCAGTGCCAACATTAGAATCAGATATTTCAGATGAAAATGAAAGTCATGAAAGCAAAACTAGAAAATTTCGAAAGGTGAAAAAGACAGAACGAGAAGAAATCCAGTATTTGCCTGAAACTGTAAGCACTGAACTTATCCAAAAACCTTTACTATCAGTGCCACAAGTTTACTATTCACAACCAGCATATGGAGATCTTAACTCAGTACTTCTAGCTCAAAATTCAGAATTAAGGTGTAGCTTAAATCAAATTTCCCAGAAGTTAGATAATCTAAGCAGTCAGAATATAGGGAGCACAAGTAATTTAAGTTCTAAGGTAAAAGTGTTagaacttagaacagaaaatctACAAACAGAATTGCAAAggtataaacaaaaatgttatgaTCTAGAAATGAAAAATACTGCTCATCATTCAAAACAGGATGAAAAGTCACTAGAAATTTCTCATTTAAAAGAAACCATTGCAGAATTGAGTACAAAACTTTTAGAAGCTAATAGCAAAAGCAGTAATCTAGAAGACTTTAAACATGAGTTGGAAGAAAACAAGTTAATAATTTTAGAGCTGGAAAATGTCATAGAGACCCAAAAACATTCCTTGGAAGAATTGGATCTCTTATACCAGCAATCCAAAACAACAAATATGGAGGCTAATTTGTTGATTAAAAATTTAAACCACAAAATAAAAGAACATGAAATGCATGTTCAAAACAGTGATTTAGAAAAAATAGACTTGCATCAAGGAAATTTACAGCACATCAACATTTTGTCTGATTTAGTGAAAACATCTATGAATGGTATGTACCAATCAATACTAAATTCACTTGATCAAGACGGTGCTGATAGTTTTAATGATGTACAGAGTGTCTTGGCAAAGAATCTCAAAGACACTTCATTCAGAATAATAAATGGCATTAAAGCTGAATTGAAAAGCGAAGATGATAAAAATGTTTAG